In Accipiter gentilis chromosome 21, bAccGen1.1, whole genome shotgun sequence, one DNA window encodes the following:
- the KEL gene encoding kell blood group glycoprotein isoform X5, producing MRTLPETCDQEQRAGAKKERCLQGKSLLLCTLLLSTLLGFTLLITYIVMTCGLEGPQFGIRGSAKEKAIQFYRSCMDTQRIESQGAQPLKDLLNQIGGWNITGTGKAKDFNETLQTLMGRYSTFPFFRVHVGPSPFDLKTNIIQIDHPEFEMPPESKFKKKNYLEVTYQRLKKVLRVYLSYLKKLGSLLGGPQDGPPDSFSLTLSFISNLQRVVTPLQERQQRGMLFFRTTIRELQEKAPAIDWLSCLQAVFHPMPLNLSQPIAVHDMDYLRGLSQLIEQWHKERVLHIYMIVCLVGNLSPALDSQFQDARLELSKILYGKLGSRMFAAERWRKCLTDTTSFFEPVLGQMIVQEIFPQQSKQLAEQMFSEIQDALYGQLDQLEWMDEQTRQEAKVLVSKLQVEIGYPAHILQTAKVNLEYQNLEISEDSFFLNVVACLKLLRQNSYLKLLQHHSQDNWHVSPWTVHSYYSLRHHMVVFPAGMFRSPFFHIEFPSAVNFGAIGVFMAHELLHAFYDYVLPGGCPKCNRSALQRSIDCLVEQYESYGFKVNGTFTLLENTADTGGLAIAYQAYKNWLKKHKEEKDFPKTGLSHDQLFYLSFAHAMCGHQDPEKLQSSLNTDPHSPLPLRVCGPVSNSPDFAKHFHCSSGSPMNPDNKCHVW from the exons agggcCCACAGTTTGGGATAAGAGGCTCAGCTAAAGAGAAAGCAATCCAGTTCTATCGCTCCTGCATGGATACCCAAAGGATAGAATCCCAGGGAGCTCAACCTTTGAAGGACCTCCTAAATCAG ATAGGTGGATGGAATATCACAGGCACGGggaaagcaaaagattttaaTGAAACTCTTCAGACTCTTATGGGCAGATACAGCACCTTTCCCTTTTTCAGAGTCCATGTGGGACCTAGTCCTTTTGACCTCAAGACCAATATTATTCAG ATTGACCATCCTGAGTTTGAGATGCCACCTGAGAgtaaattcaaaaagaaaaattatcttgaGGTAACATATCAGAGgctgaaaaag GTTCTCCGTGTGTATCTCTCATATTTGAAGAAACTGGGGAGCCTACTTGGAGGGCCACAGGATGGTCCCCCTGATTCCTTTTCCCTTACCTTGTCCTTCATCTCTAACCTCCAGCGAGTTGTCACcccactgcaggaaagacagcaGAGGGGGATGCTGTTCTTTCGCACTACCATTAGGGAGCTACAG GAAAAGGCACCTGCTATTGACTGGCTGTCATGTCTCCAGGCTGTCTTCCATCCTATGCCACTGAACCTCTCTCAGCCGATTGCAGTGCATGACATGGATTATTTAAGAGGCTTGTCACAGCTCATCGAACAATGGCACAAGGAAAG GGTCCTTCACATTTACATGATTGTTTGTCTGGTTGGGAATCTCTCCCCAGCCCTTGACAGTCAATTCCAAGATGCACGCCTGGAGCTATCTAAGATTCTTTATGGAAAACTGGGATCTAGAATG TTCGCAGCTGAGCGCTGGAGGAAGTGCTTGACTGATACCACTTCTTTCTTTGAGCCAGTTCTAGGGCAGATGATTGTGCAAGAAATTTTCCCTCAGCAGAGCAAGCAACTT GCTGAGCAGATGTTCTCTGAGATCCAAGATGCCCTCTATGGCCAACTGGATCAGTTGGAGTGGATGGATGAACAGACCCGCCAAGAGGCTAAAGTCTTG GTTTCCAAACTACAAGTGGAGATTGGCTATCCAGCTCACATACTCCAAACTGCCAAAGTGAACCTGGAATACCAGAAT CTGGAGATAAGTGAAGACAGTTTTTTCCTCAATGTGGTGGCTTGCTTGAAATTACTAAGGCAAAATTCCTACTTGAAACTCCTTCAGCATCACTCACAGGACAA CTGGCATGTGTCCCCCTGGACTGTGCATTCATACTACTCATTAAGGCACCACATGGTGGTCTTTCCTGCTGGAATGTTCCGCAGCCCTTTTTTCCACATCGAGTTTCCCAG tgctgtgaaCTTTGGAGCCATTGGGGTCTTCATGGCACATGAACTTCTTCATGCATTCTATGATTATG tgctGCCTGGGGGCTGTCCTAAATGCAACAGGAGTGCACTACAGAGATCTATAGACTGCTTGGTTGAACAGTATGAAAGCTATGGCTTTAAGGTCAACGGTACTTTTACACTGTTGGAGAATACAGCTGACACTGGAGGGCTCGCCATTGCTTACCAG GCCTATAAGAATTGGCTGAAAAAGCACAAAGAAGAGAAGGATTTTCCTAAGACTGGACTTTCACACGACCAGCTTTTCTACCTCAGTTTTGCTCAT gCAATGTGTGGACATCAGGATCCTGAAAAACTACAGTCTTCCCTGAACACAGATCCACACAGTCCCTTGCCACTTCGTGTCTGTGGGCCTGTCAGCAATAGCCCAGACTTTGCCAAGCACTTCCACTGTTCCAGTGGATCCCCAATGAACCCAGACAACAAGTGCCACGTCTGGTAA
- the KEL gene encoding kell blood group glycoprotein isoform X3 — protein MRTLPETCDQEQRAGAKKERCLQGKSLLLCTLLLSTLLGFTLLITYIVMTCGLGSCDVELGLKLLARLLNSRNDTVDPCEDFYKYACGSWEGKHSSRTTEESLNVFDVLLEENQLILKRLLEGPQFGIRGSAKEKAIQFYRSCMDTQRIESQGAQPLKDLLNQIGGWNITGTGKAKDFNETLQTLMGRYSTFPFFRVHVGPSPFDLKTNIIQIDHPEFEMPPESKFKKKNYLEVTYQRLKKVLRVYLSYLKKLGSLLGGPQDGPPDSFSLTLSFISNLQRVVTPLQERQQRGMLFFRTTIRELQEKAPAIDWLSCLQAVFHPMPLNLSQPIAVHDMDYLRGLSQLIEQWHKERVLHIYMIVCLVGNLSPALDSQFQDARLELSKILYGKLGSRMAEQMFSEIQDALYGQLDQLEWMDEQTRQEAKVLVSKLQVEIGYPAHILQTAKVNLEYQNLEISEDSFFLNVVACLKLLRQNSYLKLLQHHSQDNWHVSPWTVHSYYSLRHHMVVFPAGMFRSPFFHIEFPSAVNFGAIGVFMAHELLHAFYDYVLPGGCPKCNRSALQRSIDCLVEQYESYGFKVNGTFTLLENTADTGGLAIAYQAYKNWLKKHKEEKDFPKTGLSHDQLFYLSFAHAMCGHQDPEKLQSSLNTDPHSPLPLRVCGPVSNSPDFAKHFHCSSGSPMNPDNKCHVW, from the exons GATCCTGTGATGTCGAGCTGGGTCTTAAACTGTTGGCCAGACTCCTGAATTCTAGGAATGACACTGTAGACCCCTGTGAGGATTTCTACAAATATGCCTGTGGCAGCTGGGAAGGCAAACACTCAAGCAGAACCACAGAAGAATCACTAAATGTATTTGATGTGTTGTTGGAAGAAAACCAGTTGATCCTGAAAAGACTTTTAG agggcCCACAGTTTGGGATAAGAGGCTCAGCTAAAGAGAAAGCAATCCAGTTCTATCGCTCCTGCATGGATACCCAAAGGATAGAATCCCAGGGAGCTCAACCTTTGAAGGACCTCCTAAATCAG ATAGGTGGATGGAATATCACAGGCACGGggaaagcaaaagattttaaTGAAACTCTTCAGACTCTTATGGGCAGATACAGCACCTTTCCCTTTTTCAGAGTCCATGTGGGACCTAGTCCTTTTGACCTCAAGACCAATATTATTCAG ATTGACCATCCTGAGTTTGAGATGCCACCTGAGAgtaaattcaaaaagaaaaattatcttgaGGTAACATATCAGAGgctgaaaaag GTTCTCCGTGTGTATCTCTCATATTTGAAGAAACTGGGGAGCCTACTTGGAGGGCCACAGGATGGTCCCCCTGATTCCTTTTCCCTTACCTTGTCCTTCATCTCTAACCTCCAGCGAGTTGTCACcccactgcaggaaagacagcaGAGGGGGATGCTGTTCTTTCGCACTACCATTAGGGAGCTACAG GAAAAGGCACCTGCTATTGACTGGCTGTCATGTCTCCAGGCTGTCTTCCATCCTATGCCACTGAACCTCTCTCAGCCGATTGCAGTGCATGACATGGATTATTTAAGAGGCTTGTCACAGCTCATCGAACAATGGCACAAGGAAAG GGTCCTTCACATTTACATGATTGTTTGTCTGGTTGGGAATCTCTCCCCAGCCCTTGACAGTCAATTCCAAGATGCACGCCTGGAGCTATCTAAGATTCTTTATGGAAAACTGGGATCTAGAATG GCTGAGCAGATGTTCTCTGAGATCCAAGATGCCCTCTATGGCCAACTGGATCAGTTGGAGTGGATGGATGAACAGACCCGCCAAGAGGCTAAAGTCTTG GTTTCCAAACTACAAGTGGAGATTGGCTATCCAGCTCACATACTCCAAACTGCCAAAGTGAACCTGGAATACCAGAAT CTGGAGATAAGTGAAGACAGTTTTTTCCTCAATGTGGTGGCTTGCTTGAAATTACTAAGGCAAAATTCCTACTTGAAACTCCTTCAGCATCACTCACAGGACAA CTGGCATGTGTCCCCCTGGACTGTGCATTCATACTACTCATTAAGGCACCACATGGTGGTCTTTCCTGCTGGAATGTTCCGCAGCCCTTTTTTCCACATCGAGTTTCCCAG tgctgtgaaCTTTGGAGCCATTGGGGTCTTCATGGCACATGAACTTCTTCATGCATTCTATGATTATG tgctGCCTGGGGGCTGTCCTAAATGCAACAGGAGTGCACTACAGAGATCTATAGACTGCTTGGTTGAACAGTATGAAAGCTATGGCTTTAAGGTCAACGGTACTTTTACACTGTTGGAGAATACAGCTGACACTGGAGGGCTCGCCATTGCTTACCAG GCCTATAAGAATTGGCTGAAAAAGCACAAAGAAGAGAAGGATTTTCCTAAGACTGGACTTTCACACGACCAGCTTTTCTACCTCAGTTTTGCTCAT gCAATGTGTGGACATCAGGATCCTGAAAAACTACAGTCTTCCCTGAACACAGATCCACACAGTCCCTTGCCACTTCGTGTCTGTGGGCCTGTCAGCAATAGCCCAGACTTTGCCAAGCACTTCCACTGTTCCAGTGGATCCCCAATGAACCCAGACAACAAGTGCCACGTCTGGTAA
- the KEL gene encoding kell blood group glycoprotein isoform X2 — MRTLPETCDQEQRAGAKKERCLQGKSLLLCTLLLSTLLGFTLLITYIVMTCGLGSCDVELGLKLLARLLNSRNDTVDPCEDFYKYACGSWEGKHSSRTTEESLNVFDVLLEENQLILKRLLEGPQFGIRGSAKEKAIQFYRSCMDTQRIESQGAQPLKDLLNQIGGWNITGTGKAKDFNETLQTLMGRYSTFPFFRVHVGPSPFDLKTNIIQIDHPEFEMPPESKFKKKNYLEVLRVYLSYLKKLGSLLGGPQDGPPDSFSLTLSFISNLQRVVTPLQERQQRGMLFFRTTIRELQEKAPAIDWLSCLQAVFHPMPLNLSQPIAVHDMDYLRGLSQLIEQWHKERVLHIYMIVCLVGNLSPALDSQFQDARLELSKILYGKLGSRMFAAERWRKCLTDTTSFFEPVLGQMIVQEIFPQQSKQLAEQMFSEIQDALYGQLDQLEWMDEQTRQEAKVLVSKLQVEIGYPAHILQTAKVNLEYQNLEISEDSFFLNVVACLKLLRQNSYLKLLQHHSQDNWHVSPWTVHSYYSLRHHMVVFPAGMFRSPFFHIEFPSAVNFGAIGVFMAHELLHAFYDYVLPGGCPKCNRSALQRSIDCLVEQYESYGFKVNGTFTLLENTADTGGLAIAYQAYKNWLKKHKEEKDFPKTGLSHDQLFYLSFAHAMCGHQDPEKLQSSLNTDPHSPLPLRVCGPVSNSPDFAKHFHCSSGSPMNPDNKCHVW, encoded by the exons GATCCTGTGATGTCGAGCTGGGTCTTAAACTGTTGGCCAGACTCCTGAATTCTAGGAATGACACTGTAGACCCCTGTGAGGATTTCTACAAATATGCCTGTGGCAGCTGGGAAGGCAAACACTCAAGCAGAACCACAGAAGAATCACTAAATGTATTTGATGTGTTGTTGGAAGAAAACCAGTTGATCCTGAAAAGACTTTTAG agggcCCACAGTTTGGGATAAGAGGCTCAGCTAAAGAGAAAGCAATCCAGTTCTATCGCTCCTGCATGGATACCCAAAGGATAGAATCCCAGGGAGCTCAACCTTTGAAGGACCTCCTAAATCAG ATAGGTGGATGGAATATCACAGGCACGGggaaagcaaaagattttaaTGAAACTCTTCAGACTCTTATGGGCAGATACAGCACCTTTCCCTTTTTCAGAGTCCATGTGGGACCTAGTCCTTTTGACCTCAAGACCAATATTATTCAG ATTGACCATCCTGAGTTTGAGATGCCACCTGAGAgtaaattcaaaaagaaaaattatcttgaG GTTCTCCGTGTGTATCTCTCATATTTGAAGAAACTGGGGAGCCTACTTGGAGGGCCACAGGATGGTCCCCCTGATTCCTTTTCCCTTACCTTGTCCTTCATCTCTAACCTCCAGCGAGTTGTCACcccactgcaggaaagacagcaGAGGGGGATGCTGTTCTTTCGCACTACCATTAGGGAGCTACAG GAAAAGGCACCTGCTATTGACTGGCTGTCATGTCTCCAGGCTGTCTTCCATCCTATGCCACTGAACCTCTCTCAGCCGATTGCAGTGCATGACATGGATTATTTAAGAGGCTTGTCACAGCTCATCGAACAATGGCACAAGGAAAG GGTCCTTCACATTTACATGATTGTTTGTCTGGTTGGGAATCTCTCCCCAGCCCTTGACAGTCAATTCCAAGATGCACGCCTGGAGCTATCTAAGATTCTTTATGGAAAACTGGGATCTAGAATG TTCGCAGCTGAGCGCTGGAGGAAGTGCTTGACTGATACCACTTCTTTCTTTGAGCCAGTTCTAGGGCAGATGATTGTGCAAGAAATTTTCCCTCAGCAGAGCAAGCAACTT GCTGAGCAGATGTTCTCTGAGATCCAAGATGCCCTCTATGGCCAACTGGATCAGTTGGAGTGGATGGATGAACAGACCCGCCAAGAGGCTAAAGTCTTG GTTTCCAAACTACAAGTGGAGATTGGCTATCCAGCTCACATACTCCAAACTGCCAAAGTGAACCTGGAATACCAGAAT CTGGAGATAAGTGAAGACAGTTTTTTCCTCAATGTGGTGGCTTGCTTGAAATTACTAAGGCAAAATTCCTACTTGAAACTCCTTCAGCATCACTCACAGGACAA CTGGCATGTGTCCCCCTGGACTGTGCATTCATACTACTCATTAAGGCACCACATGGTGGTCTTTCCTGCTGGAATGTTCCGCAGCCCTTTTTTCCACATCGAGTTTCCCAG tgctgtgaaCTTTGGAGCCATTGGGGTCTTCATGGCACATGAACTTCTTCATGCATTCTATGATTATG tgctGCCTGGGGGCTGTCCTAAATGCAACAGGAGTGCACTACAGAGATCTATAGACTGCTTGGTTGAACAGTATGAAAGCTATGGCTTTAAGGTCAACGGTACTTTTACACTGTTGGAGAATACAGCTGACACTGGAGGGCTCGCCATTGCTTACCAG GCCTATAAGAATTGGCTGAAAAAGCACAAAGAAGAGAAGGATTTTCCTAAGACTGGACTTTCACACGACCAGCTTTTCTACCTCAGTTTTGCTCAT gCAATGTGTGGACATCAGGATCCTGAAAAACTACAGTCTTCCCTGAACACAGATCCACACAGTCCCTTGCCACTTCGTGTCTGTGGGCCTGTCAGCAATAGCCCAGACTTTGCCAAGCACTTCCACTGTTCCAGTGGATCCCCAATGAACCCAGACAACAAGTGCCACGTCTGGTAA
- the KEL gene encoding kell blood group glycoprotein isoform X1: MRTLPETCDQEQRAGAKKERCLQGKSLLLCTLLLSTLLGFTLLITYIVMTCGLGSCDVELGLKLLARLLNSRNDTVDPCEDFYKYACGSWEGKHSSRTTEESLNVFDVLLEENQLILKRLLEGPQFGIRGSAKEKAIQFYRSCMDTQRIESQGAQPLKDLLNQIGGWNITGTGKAKDFNETLQTLMGRYSTFPFFRVHVGPSPFDLKTNIIQIDHPEFEMPPESKFKKKNYLEVTYQRLKKVLRVYLSYLKKLGSLLGGPQDGPPDSFSLTLSFISNLQRVVTPLQERQQRGMLFFRTTIRELQEKAPAIDWLSCLQAVFHPMPLNLSQPIAVHDMDYLRGLSQLIEQWHKERVLHIYMIVCLVGNLSPALDSQFQDARLELSKILYGKLGSRMFAAERWRKCLTDTTSFFEPVLGQMIVQEIFPQQSKQLAEQMFSEIQDALYGQLDQLEWMDEQTRQEAKVLVSKLQVEIGYPAHILQTAKVNLEYQNLEISEDSFFLNVVACLKLLRQNSYLKLLQHHSQDNWHVSPWTVHSYYSLRHHMVVFPAGMFRSPFFHIEFPSAVNFGAIGVFMAHELLHAFYDYVLPGGCPKCNRSALQRSIDCLVEQYESYGFKVNGTFTLLENTADTGGLAIAYQAYKNWLKKHKEEKDFPKTGLSHDQLFYLSFAHAMCGHQDPEKLQSSLNTDPHSPLPLRVCGPVSNSPDFAKHFHCSSGSPMNPDNKCHVW, translated from the exons GATCCTGTGATGTCGAGCTGGGTCTTAAACTGTTGGCCAGACTCCTGAATTCTAGGAATGACACTGTAGACCCCTGTGAGGATTTCTACAAATATGCCTGTGGCAGCTGGGAAGGCAAACACTCAAGCAGAACCACAGAAGAATCACTAAATGTATTTGATGTGTTGTTGGAAGAAAACCAGTTGATCCTGAAAAGACTTTTAG agggcCCACAGTTTGGGATAAGAGGCTCAGCTAAAGAGAAAGCAATCCAGTTCTATCGCTCCTGCATGGATACCCAAAGGATAGAATCCCAGGGAGCTCAACCTTTGAAGGACCTCCTAAATCAG ATAGGTGGATGGAATATCACAGGCACGGggaaagcaaaagattttaaTGAAACTCTTCAGACTCTTATGGGCAGATACAGCACCTTTCCCTTTTTCAGAGTCCATGTGGGACCTAGTCCTTTTGACCTCAAGACCAATATTATTCAG ATTGACCATCCTGAGTTTGAGATGCCACCTGAGAgtaaattcaaaaagaaaaattatcttgaGGTAACATATCAGAGgctgaaaaag GTTCTCCGTGTGTATCTCTCATATTTGAAGAAACTGGGGAGCCTACTTGGAGGGCCACAGGATGGTCCCCCTGATTCCTTTTCCCTTACCTTGTCCTTCATCTCTAACCTCCAGCGAGTTGTCACcccactgcaggaaagacagcaGAGGGGGATGCTGTTCTTTCGCACTACCATTAGGGAGCTACAG GAAAAGGCACCTGCTATTGACTGGCTGTCATGTCTCCAGGCTGTCTTCCATCCTATGCCACTGAACCTCTCTCAGCCGATTGCAGTGCATGACATGGATTATTTAAGAGGCTTGTCACAGCTCATCGAACAATGGCACAAGGAAAG GGTCCTTCACATTTACATGATTGTTTGTCTGGTTGGGAATCTCTCCCCAGCCCTTGACAGTCAATTCCAAGATGCACGCCTGGAGCTATCTAAGATTCTTTATGGAAAACTGGGATCTAGAATG TTCGCAGCTGAGCGCTGGAGGAAGTGCTTGACTGATACCACTTCTTTCTTTGAGCCAGTTCTAGGGCAGATGATTGTGCAAGAAATTTTCCCTCAGCAGAGCAAGCAACTT GCTGAGCAGATGTTCTCTGAGATCCAAGATGCCCTCTATGGCCAACTGGATCAGTTGGAGTGGATGGATGAACAGACCCGCCAAGAGGCTAAAGTCTTG GTTTCCAAACTACAAGTGGAGATTGGCTATCCAGCTCACATACTCCAAACTGCCAAAGTGAACCTGGAATACCAGAAT CTGGAGATAAGTGAAGACAGTTTTTTCCTCAATGTGGTGGCTTGCTTGAAATTACTAAGGCAAAATTCCTACTTGAAACTCCTTCAGCATCACTCACAGGACAA CTGGCATGTGTCCCCCTGGACTGTGCATTCATACTACTCATTAAGGCACCACATGGTGGTCTTTCCTGCTGGAATGTTCCGCAGCCCTTTTTTCCACATCGAGTTTCCCAG tgctgtgaaCTTTGGAGCCATTGGGGTCTTCATGGCACATGAACTTCTTCATGCATTCTATGATTATG tgctGCCTGGGGGCTGTCCTAAATGCAACAGGAGTGCACTACAGAGATCTATAGACTGCTTGGTTGAACAGTATGAAAGCTATGGCTTTAAGGTCAACGGTACTTTTACACTGTTGGAGAATACAGCTGACACTGGAGGGCTCGCCATTGCTTACCAG GCCTATAAGAATTGGCTGAAAAAGCACAAAGAAGAGAAGGATTTTCCTAAGACTGGACTTTCACACGACCAGCTTTTCTACCTCAGTTTTGCTCAT gCAATGTGTGGACATCAGGATCCTGAAAAACTACAGTCTTCCCTGAACACAGATCCACACAGTCCCTTGCCACTTCGTGTCTGTGGGCCTGTCAGCAATAGCCCAGACTTTGCCAAGCACTTCCACTGTTCCAGTGGATCCCCAATGAACCCAGACAACAAGTGCCACGTCTGGTAA
- the KEL gene encoding kell blood group glycoprotein isoform X6, translated as MDTQRIESQGAQPLKDLLNQIGGWNITGTGKAKDFNETLQTLMGRYSTFPFFRVHVGPSPFDLKTNIIQIDHPEFEMPPESKFKKKNYLEVTYQRLKKVLRVYLSYLKKLGSLLGGPQDGPPDSFSLTLSFISNLQRVVTPLQERQQRGMLFFRTTIRELQEKAPAIDWLSCLQAVFHPMPLNLSQPIAVHDMDYLRGLSQLIEQWHKERVLHIYMIVCLVGNLSPALDSQFQDARLELSKILYGKLGSRMFAAERWRKCLTDTTSFFEPVLGQMIVQEIFPQQSKQLAEQMFSEIQDALYGQLDQLEWMDEQTRQEAKVLVSKLQVEIGYPAHILQTAKVNLEYQNLEISEDSFFLNVVACLKLLRQNSYLKLLQHHSQDNWHVSPWTVHSYYSLRHHMVVFPAGMFRSPFFHIEFPSAVNFGAIGVFMAHELLHAFYDYVLPGGCPKCNRSALQRSIDCLVEQYESYGFKVNGTFTLLENTADTGGLAIAYQAYKNWLKKHKEEKDFPKTGLSHDQLFYLSFAHAMCGHQDPEKLQSSLNTDPHSPLPLRVCGPVSNSPDFAKHFHCSSGSPMNPDNKCHVW; from the exons ATGGATACCCAAAGGATAGAATCCCAGGGAGCTCAACCTTTGAAGGACCTCCTAAATCAG ATAGGTGGATGGAATATCACAGGCACGGggaaagcaaaagattttaaTGAAACTCTTCAGACTCTTATGGGCAGATACAGCACCTTTCCCTTTTTCAGAGTCCATGTGGGACCTAGTCCTTTTGACCTCAAGACCAATATTATTCAG ATTGACCATCCTGAGTTTGAGATGCCACCTGAGAgtaaattcaaaaagaaaaattatcttgaGGTAACATATCAGAGgctgaaaaag GTTCTCCGTGTGTATCTCTCATATTTGAAGAAACTGGGGAGCCTACTTGGAGGGCCACAGGATGGTCCCCCTGATTCCTTTTCCCTTACCTTGTCCTTCATCTCTAACCTCCAGCGAGTTGTCACcccactgcaggaaagacagcaGAGGGGGATGCTGTTCTTTCGCACTACCATTAGGGAGCTACAG GAAAAGGCACCTGCTATTGACTGGCTGTCATGTCTCCAGGCTGTCTTCCATCCTATGCCACTGAACCTCTCTCAGCCGATTGCAGTGCATGACATGGATTATTTAAGAGGCTTGTCACAGCTCATCGAACAATGGCACAAGGAAAG GGTCCTTCACATTTACATGATTGTTTGTCTGGTTGGGAATCTCTCCCCAGCCCTTGACAGTCAATTCCAAGATGCACGCCTGGAGCTATCTAAGATTCTTTATGGAAAACTGGGATCTAGAATG TTCGCAGCTGAGCGCTGGAGGAAGTGCTTGACTGATACCACTTCTTTCTTTGAGCCAGTTCTAGGGCAGATGATTGTGCAAGAAATTTTCCCTCAGCAGAGCAAGCAACTT GCTGAGCAGATGTTCTCTGAGATCCAAGATGCCCTCTATGGCCAACTGGATCAGTTGGAGTGGATGGATGAACAGACCCGCCAAGAGGCTAAAGTCTTG GTTTCCAAACTACAAGTGGAGATTGGCTATCCAGCTCACATACTCCAAACTGCCAAAGTGAACCTGGAATACCAGAAT CTGGAGATAAGTGAAGACAGTTTTTTCCTCAATGTGGTGGCTTGCTTGAAATTACTAAGGCAAAATTCCTACTTGAAACTCCTTCAGCATCACTCACAGGACAA CTGGCATGTGTCCCCCTGGACTGTGCATTCATACTACTCATTAAGGCACCACATGGTGGTCTTTCCTGCTGGAATGTTCCGCAGCCCTTTTTTCCACATCGAGTTTCCCAG tgctgtgaaCTTTGGAGCCATTGGGGTCTTCATGGCACATGAACTTCTTCATGCATTCTATGATTATG tgctGCCTGGGGGCTGTCCTAAATGCAACAGGAGTGCACTACAGAGATCTATAGACTGCTTGGTTGAACAGTATGAAAGCTATGGCTTTAAGGTCAACGGTACTTTTACACTGTTGGAGAATACAGCTGACACTGGAGGGCTCGCCATTGCTTACCAG GCCTATAAGAATTGGCTGAAAAAGCACAAAGAAGAGAAGGATTTTCCTAAGACTGGACTTTCACACGACCAGCTTTTCTACCTCAGTTTTGCTCAT gCAATGTGTGGACATCAGGATCCTGAAAAACTACAGTCTTCCCTGAACACAGATCCACACAGTCCCTTGCCACTTCGTGTCTGTGGGCCTGTCAGCAATAGCCCAGACTTTGCCAAGCACTTCCACTGTTCCAGTGGATCCCCAATGAACCCAGACAACAAGTGCCACGTCTGGTAA